Proteins encoded by one window of Hylaeus volcanicus isolate JK05 chromosome 7, UHH_iyHylVolc1.0_haploid, whole genome shotgun sequence:
- the LOC128879977 gene encoding uncharacterized protein LOC128879977 isoform X4, whose protein sequence is MGKKGSKRKTRWRTLSIGAPPSEEDEEEGLRNGYMKGQENDTSSRSFDRHGQSGYKSWRSSSGGGSSYASGGTRSHKDDSSGSPSQPKIIFNEEEYTRITTPRQDMLFKKGYLSRKKPWTSNASTSATPSTTESQSASHSTAGRDGSETTEDQQLLDRDCSAGEYPPMMKSGAHLGYGTFYDHASGYYYEYPVMLVGPAPVPAQVGPSILAAVPCDPVPLRPIEWINPAFVPKLAEQQYCMMDYQTGQSTEDSTLVTEQETTLLPVENSSGTCNESCTGSASCNGSVAGEAEEQPTEAESATENQIEEHQAEERTEEHMEEHVEEQYVDEQAVEEQPLENGLNGGAYLEPVLLQQPMHVSHVIPVPQPYMYPGHYMFGPPLVNLNGVTIQGGPMIRTTDVAAMSAACAKRRKKKKRRKPRRLAVGNTEDEEEGEYSSECDTGLPSSRLSWTECSTSTTTTITNRPLNPECQEFQLRPIELDASLSAIPTSANSSTFEEGSTANQSSTLSSDATSVDKNYKACNGVVSDDQKQEDEQLMDSNFGQVAGSEKSQQTSEDGDLETETNGPTLCLTGKDDTCPTNELASVESPSGEMNDKASANEPCERSTEEPMNGVEETLVNGKLMNSSNEETQEEPLSPCNDERTPKTAENTENHESLTNAKLPKRKYNAKGTKFVREPTPGPDLDGFADLENVLVNEKILAKDKVTNDLSLNGVSLSNDSSPKTESTVNFCEKTEMSNNVCNHLNKGDPVEISNEDSGFESQTRLSDYPITEAVTEWLRRANSPDVFITNASGSESEDEVDEEPPKNLQGNPMPALSANSGADNVALSGCGEFARINNARGQEKKGNGGSRKKRDGKRRSGEQRRVRHVEGKPENEAVSSSDSCGQQEVPSRRKNPARQQDVGDVCEFAEKDSVAGMRVALSSRMMDSKRVNARRTKRQGRSVKDPTDIDAKIRCIEDVDDEGIDEDIEENGKTFEEEKLLTTSRDDPSAISKNAKETTKESNGNDVEETNSRTPKNETVSSSEVSSRRENPACQDVGEVCESTEKDTIASSSRTMDSKRANPRRTKRQSRSAKDISNIDAKTRHLENVDDENDEGIVEDTNVKTYEKGEIVVSREGKLLTTSRNDASTDKTVTKDREIAKESTRSSEDENDRTNSLCGIEEPDVLECWEAETIEPVITPKRMLQCRGVLCEGEAVEEDTIETKEASVENCVENYVENYVQKYYRLARNSVTSVEEETSCKVNVDPSALKPVPNSSEQTKNTERILQGEKSNNVPIDEAFEDTLLCADPCVPKLKKQTKNRDHCSSHSSKDHSVLDSRYRLNNLYCF, encoded by the exons ATGGGCAAGAAGGGTTCTAAGCGGAAAACTCGATGGAGAACTCTCAGCATTGGCG CTCCGCCCAGCGAGGAGGACGAGGAAGAGGGATTGCGAAACGGATACATGAAAGGCCAAGAAAATGACACTAGCTCCCGTAGCTTCGATCGCCATGGACAGAGCGGTTACAAGTCGTGGAGGTCATCTAGCGGCGGCGGCAGCAGTTATGCGAGCGGTGGGACCAGGTCCCACAAGGACGACTCGTCCGGCTCGCCGTCCCAGCCCAAGATCATCTTCAACGAGGAGGAGTACACGAGGATCACGACGCCTCGACAGGACATGCTGTTCAAGAAGGGCTACCTATCGCGCAAGAAACCGTGGACGAGCAACGCCAGCACCAGCGCGACCCCGTCCACCACCGAGAGCCAATCCGCTTCGCACTCCACCGCAGGTAGAG ATGGCAGCGAAACTACGGAGGATCAGCAGCTGTTGGACAGGGACTGCAGCGCCGGCGAATACCCACCGATGATGAAATCTGGAGCGCACTTGGGCTACGGAACATTTTACGACCACGCCAGTGGCTACTATTACGAGTACCCTGTGATGTTGGTAGGCCCTGCGCCAGTGCCTGCGCAGGTTGGACCGAGCATCCTAGCGGCCGTACCTTGCGATCCTGTACCTTTGAGGCCAATCGAATGGATCAACCCTGCCTTTGTACCTAAACTAGCCGAGCAACAGTACTGCATGATGGACTACCAG ACTGGCCAAAGCACGGAAGACTCGACTCTGGTGACGGAGCAGGAGACCACGCTGTTGCCAGTGGAAAACTCCAGCGGGACGTGCAACGAAAGCTGCACAGGGAGCGCCAGCTGTAACGGAAGCGTGGCAGGCGAAGCGGAGGAGCAACCGACGGAAGCTGAATCTGCGACGGAGAATCAGATCGAGGAGCACCAGGCGGAGGAACGAACCGAGGAGCACATGGAGGAGCACGTGGAGGAGCAGTACGTGGACGAGCAGGCCGTGGAAGAGCAACCGTTGGAGAACGGGCTGAACGGAGGAGCGTACCTGGAGCCGGTGTTGCTGCAACAACCGATGCACGTCTCGCACGTGATACCGGTGCCGCAACCGTACATGTACCCCGGTCACTACATGTTCGGTCCTCCATTGGTCAACCTGAACG GTGTTACCATACAGGGTGGACCCATGATCAGAACTACAGACGTGGCGGCTATGTCGGCGGCCTGTGCCaagcgaagaaagaaaaaaaagagaagaaagcCGAGGAGACTTGCTGTG GGTAACACggaggacgaggaggaggGAGAGTACAGCTCCGAATGTGATACCGGTTTACCGTCTTCCCGACTGTCGTGGACAGAGTGTTCGActtcgacgacgacgacgatcaCCAATCGGCCACTGAACCCTGAATGCCAGGAGTTCCAGCTGCGCCCGATCGAGCTCGATGCCTCGCTGTCCGCTATTCCAACTTCCGCCAACTCGTCGACCTTTGAGGAGGGCTCGACCGCGAACCAATCGAGCACGTTGTCGTCGGACGCGACGTCCGTCGACAAGAACTATAAAGCATGCAACGGCGTCGTCTCCGACGACCAGAAGCAGGAGGACGAGCAACTGATGGATAGCAATTTCGGCCAAGTAGCGGGATCGGAAAAGAGTCAACAAACGTCGGAGGACGGCGATCTTGAGACGGAAACGAACGGCCCGACGCTTTGTCTAACAGGGAAAGACGATACCTGTCCGACGAACGAGCTAGCCAGCGTCGAATCTCCGAGCGGCGAAATGAATGATAAAGCGAGTGCCAACGAGCCATGTGAACGATCGACGGAAGAACCGATGAACGGGGTCGAGGAGACCCTGGTGAACGGAAAACTGATGAACTCCAGTAACGAGGAGACCCAGGAGGAACCATTGTCTCCGTGCAACGATGAGAGAACGCCCAAGACTGCGGAGAACACGGAGAACCACGAATCCTTAACGAATGCTAAATTGCCGAAGAGGAAGTACAACGCGAAGGGCACGAAATTCGTTAGGGAACCGACGCCTGGGCCCGATCTGGACGGCTTCGCGGATCTGGAGAACGTTCTGGTGAACGAGAAAATTCTAGCAAAAGATAAAGTCACGAACGATCTGAGTCTGAACGGTGTTAGTCTGTCGAACGATTCGTCCCCGAAGACGGAGTCGACGGTGAATTTTTGCGAGAAGACCGAGATGTCGAACAATGTTTGCAATCACCTCAACAAGGGCGACCCGGTGGAGATATCGAACGAGGACTCGGGTTTCGAGAGTCAGACGCGGCTGTCGGACTATCCCATTACGGAAGCGGTGACGGAGTGGCTACGTAGAGCGAACTCGCCCGACGTGTTCATCACGAACGCGTCCGGTAGCGAGAGTGAGGACGAGGTGGACGAAGAGCCGCCAAAAAACTTGCAAGGCAACCCCATGCCTGCACTATCTGCTAATAGCGGCGCGGACAATGTGGCATTGTCTGGCTGCGGGGAATTCGCAAGGATCAACAACGCCAGGGGCCAGGAGAAGAAGGGGAACGGCGGTTCGAGGAAAAAGAGGGATGGAAAACGACGGTCAGGTGAACAAAGACGGGTTAGACATGTCGAGGGCAAGCCGGAGAACGAAGCCGTGTCCTCGTCGGACTCCTGCGGCCAGCAGGAAGTTCCCTCGAGGAGGAAGAACCCTGCCAGACAGCAGGACGTTGGTGATGTTTGCGAATTTGCCGAGAAGGATAGCGTTGCGGGTATGAGGGTTGCTTTAAGCTCTCGGATGATGGACTCGAAGAGAGTCAATGCAAGGCGAACGAAAAGACAGGGCAGATCCGTTAAGGATCCCACCGACATCGACGCGAAGATACGATGCATAGAGGACGTGGACGACGAGGGTATCGATGAGGATATCGAAGAAAACGGAAAGACGTTCGAGGAAGAGAAGTTGTTGACGACTTCCAGGGATGATCCTTCCGCGATCAGCAAAAATGCCAAGGAAACTACCAAAGAGAGCAATGGAAACGACGTAGAAGAGACCAACAGCAGAACGCCAAAGAACGAAACCGTGTCCTCGTCGGAGGTTTCCTCGAGAAGGGAGAATCCTGCCTGTCAGGATGTCGGCGAGGTTTGCGAGTCCACCGAAAAGGACACCATCGCTTCGAGCTCTCGAACGATGGACTCGAAGAGAGCCAATCCAAGGCGAACGAAAAGACAAAGCAGATCCGCTAAGGATATCTCTAACATCGACGCGAAGACGCGACATTTGGAGAATGTAGACGACGAAAACGACGAGGGCATTGTCGAAGACACGAACGTGAAGACCTACGAGAAAGGGGAGATCGTTGTGTCGAGAGAGGGGAAGTTGTTGACGACTTCCAGGAACGATGCTTCCACTGACAAAACGGTCACCAAGGATAGAGAGATCGCCAAGGAGAGCACGAGGAGCAGCGAGGATGAGAACGACAGGACGAATTCCTTGTGCGGTATAGAGGAGCCTGATGTGTTGGAGTGCTGGGAAGCTGAAACGATCGAACCTGTGATAACCCCGAAGAGGATGCTCCAATGTCGGGGTGTGTTGTGCGAGGGCGAAGCTGTCGAAGAGGACACCATCGAGACCAAAGAAGCCAGCGTGGAAAATTGCGTGGAAAATTACGTGGAGAATTACGTACAGAAATACTATAGATTGGCGCGCAACAGTGTTACCAGCGTGGAGGAAGAGACGAGCTGCAAGGTAAACGTAGATCCGTCTGCATTGAAGCCAGTGCCAAATAGTTCCGAGCAAACGAAGAATACGGAGAGGATCCTCCAGGGGGAGAAGAGCAACAACGTACCCATCGACGAAGCTTTCGAG gatacGCTCCTTTGTGCTGATCCCTGCGTACCGAAACTGAAGAAACAGACGAAAAATCGAGATCATTGCTCATCGCATTCATCCAAAGATCATAGTGTGTTAGACAGCCGTTATCGTTTAAACAACCTGTATTGTTTCTAG
- the LOC128879977 gene encoding uncharacterized protein LOC128879977 isoform X1 has protein sequence MQWRRHRRVTHVIGSSNHVLLLARYQDAPPSEEDEEEGLRNGYMKGQENDTSSRSFDRHGQSGYKSWRSSSGGGSSYASGGTRSHKDDSSGSPSQPKIIFNEEEYTRITTPRQDMLFKKGYLSRKKPWTSNASTSATPSTTESQSASHSTAGRDGSETTEDQQLLDRDCSAGEYPPMMKSGAHLGYGTFYDHASGYYYEYPVMLVGPAPVPAQVGPSILAAVPCDPVPLRPIEWINPAFVPKLAEQQYCMMDYQTGQSTEDSTLVTEQETTLLPVENSSGTCNESCTGSASCNGSVAGEAEEQPTEAESATENQIEEHQAEERTEEHMEEHVEEQYVDEQAVEEQPLENGLNGGAYLEPVLLQQPMHVSHVIPVPQPYMYPGHYMFGPPLVNLNGVTIQGGPMIRTTDVAAMSAACAKRRKKKKRRKPRRLAVGNTEDEEEGEYSSECDTGLPSSRLSWTECSTSTTTTITNRPLNPECQEFQLRPIELDASLSAIPTSANSSTFEEGSTANQSSTLSSDATSVDKNYKACNGVVSDDQKQEDEQLMDSNFGQVAGSEKSQQTSEDGDLETETNGPTLCLTGKDDTCPTNELASVESPSGEMNDKASANEPCERSTEEPMNGVEETLVNGKLMNSSNEETQEEPLSPCNDERTPKTAENTENHESLTNAKLPKRKYNAKGTKFVREPTPGPDLDGFADLENVLVNEKILAKDKVTNDLSLNGVSLSNDSSPKTESTVNFCEKTEMSNNVCNHLNKGDPVEISNEDSGFESQTRLSDYPITEAVTEWLRRANSPDVFITNASGSESEDEVDEEPPKNLQGNPMPALSANSGADNVALSGCGEFARINNARGQEKKGNGGSRKKRDGKRRSGEQRRVRHVEGKPENEAVSSSDSCGQQEVPSRRKNPARQQDVGDVCEFAEKDSVAGMRVALSSRMMDSKRVNARRTKRQGRSVKDPTDIDAKIRCIEDVDDEGIDEDIEENGKTFEEEKLLTTSRDDPSAISKNAKETTKESNGNDVEETNSRTPKNETVSSSEVSSRRENPACQDVGEVCESTEKDTIASSSRTMDSKRANPRRTKRQSRSAKDISNIDAKTRHLENVDDENDEGIVEDTNVKTYEKGEIVVSREGKLLTTSRNDASTDKTVTKDREIAKESTRSSEDENDRTNSLCGIEEPDVLECWEAETIEPVITPKRMLQCRGVLCEGEAVEEDTIETKEASVENCVENYVENYVQKYYRLARNSVTSVEEETSCKVNVDPSALKPVPNSSEQTKNTERILQGEKSNNVPIDEAFEDTLLCADPCVPKLKKQTKNRDHCSSHSSKDHSVLDSRYRLNNLYCF, from the exons ATGCAGTGGCGTCGACATCGAAGGGTCACCCACGTGATCGGCTCCTCCAATCACGTTCTACTATTAGCGAGGTACCAAGACG CTCCGCCCAGCGAGGAGGACGAGGAAGAGGGATTGCGAAACGGATACATGAAAGGCCAAGAAAATGACACTAGCTCCCGTAGCTTCGATCGCCATGGACAGAGCGGTTACAAGTCGTGGAGGTCATCTAGCGGCGGCGGCAGCAGTTATGCGAGCGGTGGGACCAGGTCCCACAAGGACGACTCGTCCGGCTCGCCGTCCCAGCCCAAGATCATCTTCAACGAGGAGGAGTACACGAGGATCACGACGCCTCGACAGGACATGCTGTTCAAGAAGGGCTACCTATCGCGCAAGAAACCGTGGACGAGCAACGCCAGCACCAGCGCGACCCCGTCCACCACCGAGAGCCAATCCGCTTCGCACTCCACCGCAGGTAGAG ATGGCAGCGAAACTACGGAGGATCAGCAGCTGTTGGACAGGGACTGCAGCGCCGGCGAATACCCACCGATGATGAAATCTGGAGCGCACTTGGGCTACGGAACATTTTACGACCACGCCAGTGGCTACTATTACGAGTACCCTGTGATGTTGGTAGGCCCTGCGCCAGTGCCTGCGCAGGTTGGACCGAGCATCCTAGCGGCCGTACCTTGCGATCCTGTACCTTTGAGGCCAATCGAATGGATCAACCCTGCCTTTGTACCTAAACTAGCCGAGCAACAGTACTGCATGATGGACTACCAG ACTGGCCAAAGCACGGAAGACTCGACTCTGGTGACGGAGCAGGAGACCACGCTGTTGCCAGTGGAAAACTCCAGCGGGACGTGCAACGAAAGCTGCACAGGGAGCGCCAGCTGTAACGGAAGCGTGGCAGGCGAAGCGGAGGAGCAACCGACGGAAGCTGAATCTGCGACGGAGAATCAGATCGAGGAGCACCAGGCGGAGGAACGAACCGAGGAGCACATGGAGGAGCACGTGGAGGAGCAGTACGTGGACGAGCAGGCCGTGGAAGAGCAACCGTTGGAGAACGGGCTGAACGGAGGAGCGTACCTGGAGCCGGTGTTGCTGCAACAACCGATGCACGTCTCGCACGTGATACCGGTGCCGCAACCGTACATGTACCCCGGTCACTACATGTTCGGTCCTCCATTGGTCAACCTGAACG GTGTTACCATACAGGGTGGACCCATGATCAGAACTACAGACGTGGCGGCTATGTCGGCGGCCTGTGCCaagcgaagaaagaaaaaaaagagaagaaagcCGAGGAGACTTGCTGTG GGTAACACggaggacgaggaggaggGAGAGTACAGCTCCGAATGTGATACCGGTTTACCGTCTTCCCGACTGTCGTGGACAGAGTGTTCGActtcgacgacgacgacgatcaCCAATCGGCCACTGAACCCTGAATGCCAGGAGTTCCAGCTGCGCCCGATCGAGCTCGATGCCTCGCTGTCCGCTATTCCAACTTCCGCCAACTCGTCGACCTTTGAGGAGGGCTCGACCGCGAACCAATCGAGCACGTTGTCGTCGGACGCGACGTCCGTCGACAAGAACTATAAAGCATGCAACGGCGTCGTCTCCGACGACCAGAAGCAGGAGGACGAGCAACTGATGGATAGCAATTTCGGCCAAGTAGCGGGATCGGAAAAGAGTCAACAAACGTCGGAGGACGGCGATCTTGAGACGGAAACGAACGGCCCGACGCTTTGTCTAACAGGGAAAGACGATACCTGTCCGACGAACGAGCTAGCCAGCGTCGAATCTCCGAGCGGCGAAATGAATGATAAAGCGAGTGCCAACGAGCCATGTGAACGATCGACGGAAGAACCGATGAACGGGGTCGAGGAGACCCTGGTGAACGGAAAACTGATGAACTCCAGTAACGAGGAGACCCAGGAGGAACCATTGTCTCCGTGCAACGATGAGAGAACGCCCAAGACTGCGGAGAACACGGAGAACCACGAATCCTTAACGAATGCTAAATTGCCGAAGAGGAAGTACAACGCGAAGGGCACGAAATTCGTTAGGGAACCGACGCCTGGGCCCGATCTGGACGGCTTCGCGGATCTGGAGAACGTTCTGGTGAACGAGAAAATTCTAGCAAAAGATAAAGTCACGAACGATCTGAGTCTGAACGGTGTTAGTCTGTCGAACGATTCGTCCCCGAAGACGGAGTCGACGGTGAATTTTTGCGAGAAGACCGAGATGTCGAACAATGTTTGCAATCACCTCAACAAGGGCGACCCGGTGGAGATATCGAACGAGGACTCGGGTTTCGAGAGTCAGACGCGGCTGTCGGACTATCCCATTACGGAAGCGGTGACGGAGTGGCTACGTAGAGCGAACTCGCCCGACGTGTTCATCACGAACGCGTCCGGTAGCGAGAGTGAGGACGAGGTGGACGAAGAGCCGCCAAAAAACTTGCAAGGCAACCCCATGCCTGCACTATCTGCTAATAGCGGCGCGGACAATGTGGCATTGTCTGGCTGCGGGGAATTCGCAAGGATCAACAACGCCAGGGGCCAGGAGAAGAAGGGGAACGGCGGTTCGAGGAAAAAGAGGGATGGAAAACGACGGTCAGGTGAACAAAGACGGGTTAGACATGTCGAGGGCAAGCCGGAGAACGAAGCCGTGTCCTCGTCGGACTCCTGCGGCCAGCAGGAAGTTCCCTCGAGGAGGAAGAACCCTGCCAGACAGCAGGACGTTGGTGATGTTTGCGAATTTGCCGAGAAGGATAGCGTTGCGGGTATGAGGGTTGCTTTAAGCTCTCGGATGATGGACTCGAAGAGAGTCAATGCAAGGCGAACGAAAAGACAGGGCAGATCCGTTAAGGATCCCACCGACATCGACGCGAAGATACGATGCATAGAGGACGTGGACGACGAGGGTATCGATGAGGATATCGAAGAAAACGGAAAGACGTTCGAGGAAGAGAAGTTGTTGACGACTTCCAGGGATGATCCTTCCGCGATCAGCAAAAATGCCAAGGAAACTACCAAAGAGAGCAATGGAAACGACGTAGAAGAGACCAACAGCAGAACGCCAAAGAACGAAACCGTGTCCTCGTCGGAGGTTTCCTCGAGAAGGGAGAATCCTGCCTGTCAGGATGTCGGCGAGGTTTGCGAGTCCACCGAAAAGGACACCATCGCTTCGAGCTCTCGAACGATGGACTCGAAGAGAGCCAATCCAAGGCGAACGAAAAGACAAAGCAGATCCGCTAAGGATATCTCTAACATCGACGCGAAGACGCGACATTTGGAGAATGTAGACGACGAAAACGACGAGGGCATTGTCGAAGACACGAACGTGAAGACCTACGAGAAAGGGGAGATCGTTGTGTCGAGAGAGGGGAAGTTGTTGACGACTTCCAGGAACGATGCTTCCACTGACAAAACGGTCACCAAGGATAGAGAGATCGCCAAGGAGAGCACGAGGAGCAGCGAGGATGAGAACGACAGGACGAATTCCTTGTGCGGTATAGAGGAGCCTGATGTGTTGGAGTGCTGGGAAGCTGAAACGATCGAACCTGTGATAACCCCGAAGAGGATGCTCCAATGTCGGGGTGTGTTGTGCGAGGGCGAAGCTGTCGAAGAGGACACCATCGAGACCAAAGAAGCCAGCGTGGAAAATTGCGTGGAAAATTACGTGGAGAATTACGTACAGAAATACTATAGATTGGCGCGCAACAGTGTTACCAGCGTGGAGGAAGAGACGAGCTGCAAGGTAAACGTAGATCCGTCTGCATTGAAGCCAGTGCCAAATAGTTCCGAGCAAACGAAGAATACGGAGAGGATCCTCCAGGGGGAGAAGAGCAACAACGTACCCATCGACGAAGCTTTCGAG gatacGCTCCTTTGTGCTGATCCCTGCGTACCGAAACTGAAGAAACAGACGAAAAATCGAGATCATTGCTCATCGCATTCATCCAAAGATCATAGTGTGTTAGACAGCCGTTATCGTTTAAACAACCTGTATTGTTTCTAG